In a genomic window of Candidatus Binataceae bacterium:
- a CDS encoding phytanoyl-CoA dioxygenase family protein: MQSLPEEPVRALSKDEVEAFGSDGVICVRQMLPARWIEVAAAAIERTKQAPSETGKVLSKPAPRYLNDIFVWLVDDGYRRFLFESPAARLAQQVMGSRTVTFFYDQVFVKEPRTNLPTLWHHDLTFWPIEGTQICSIWVPVDPVTRESSGLEYVRGSHRWNRRFKAVSPDYHPALLASNLEDPPDIDAHRADYDLVNLGHGAGRRSALLSTDPTRLAREFIAATAARVCHPVAGWRCDLCASQGADAAAQGSWIGSR; encoded by the coding sequence GTGCAGTCACTCCCCGAAGAGCCGGTTCGTGCATTGAGCAAAGACGAGGTCGAAGCATTTGGTAGTGATGGCGTCATCTGCGTCCGCCAGATGCTGCCGGCACGGTGGATCGAAGTTGCGGCAGCGGCGATCGAACGCACTAAACAAGCGCCGAGCGAGACCGGGAAGGTGTTGTCCAAACCCGCGCCAAGATACCTGAACGACATTTTCGTGTGGCTGGTCGACGACGGATACCGCAGGTTTCTCTTCGAATCGCCGGCCGCGCGGCTCGCGCAACAGGTCATGGGCTCGCGGACGGTTACCTTCTTTTACGACCAGGTCTTCGTAAAGGAACCCCGCACCAACCTACCAACCCTGTGGCATCACGATTTGACGTTCTGGCCGATCGAGGGCACGCAGATTTGTTCAATCTGGGTGCCGGTAGATCCGGTCACGCGGGAGTCGAGCGGGCTCGAATACGTGCGCGGGTCGCATCGCTGGAACCGGCGCTTCAAGGCGGTCTCACCCGACTATCATCCGGCGCTGCTGGCCAGCAACTTGGAAGATCCGCCGGACATCGATGCGCACCGTGCGGACTACGATTTGGTCAATTTGGGACATGGAGCCGGGCGACGTTCTGCTCTTCTATCCACTGACCCTACACGGCTCGCGCGGGAATTCATCGCCGCGACGGCCGCGCGCGTTTGCCACCCGGTGGCTGGGTGGCGATGTGATCTATGCGCCAGTCAAGGCGCGGATGCCGCTGCCCAAGGGTCATGGATTGGTTCGCGGTGA
- a CDS encoding SDR family oxidoreductase: protein MTNKRKVLIAGASGLVGYGAVKHFGARDDWEVIAVSRRPPLDRHGADFISVDLMDEKRCREVFGAMGDVTHVVYAALFEKISTGLIRGWRERDQMETNLTMLRNLFEPLSGVARDLRQVSLLQGTKAYGAHVAPIPIPAREGNPRHQHENFYWLQEDYLRAKQNGKNWSWTILRPQIVFGEAIGGNLNVLPALGVYAALRKEAGLPLSFPGGTPGVVEAIDADLLAHSMEWAATNPACANQIFNITNGDVLVWTEVWPVIADAFGMRVGAPEPHSLREEMPARAAEWSAIVNKYNLRAPTDLAALVGGSFEFTDSVFAYGFTQSPPPMLVSTIKGRQAGFSECIDTEAMFRKWIGRWQDLRLLPPR, encoded by the coding sequence ATGACCAACAAGCGAAAGGTCTTGATCGCTGGTGCATCCGGTCTGGTTGGCTACGGCGCGGTGAAGCATTTCGGCGCGCGCGACGATTGGGAGGTCATAGCCGTCTCGCGTCGTCCCCCGCTCGATCGCCACGGCGCGGACTTCATTTCCGTAGACCTGATGGATGAGAAGCGCTGCCGCGAAGTCTTTGGCGCGATGGGCGATGTGACCCATGTTGTATATGCCGCCCTGTTCGAGAAAATCTCCACCGGGTTGATCCGCGGATGGCGCGAGCGCGATCAGATGGAAACCAACTTGACCATGCTGCGAAACCTGTTCGAGCCGCTCTCCGGCGTTGCGCGTGATCTGCGCCAAGTGTCCCTGCTGCAAGGCACTAAGGCCTACGGTGCGCACGTCGCGCCAATTCCAATACCGGCGCGGGAGGGCAATCCGCGCCACCAGCACGAAAACTTCTATTGGCTGCAGGAGGACTACCTGCGCGCGAAGCAAAACGGGAAGAACTGGAGCTGGACGATCCTGCGCCCGCAGATCGTTTTCGGGGAGGCGATCGGCGGCAATCTTAATGTCCTTCCCGCGCTCGGGGTTTATGCGGCGCTGCGCAAAGAAGCCGGGCTTCCGTTGTCGTTTCCCGGCGGCACGCCCGGGGTTGTGGAAGCGATCGATGCCGACCTCCTTGCACATTCGATGGAATGGGCAGCGACCAATCCTGCCTGCGCTAACCAGATTTTCAACATCACCAACGGCGACGTGTTGGTGTGGACCGAAGTCTGGCCCGTCATCGCGGACGCGTTCGGCATGCGGGTCGGTGCGCCGGAGCCGCATTCCCTGCGCGAAGAAATGCCGGCGCGCGCTGCCGAGTGGAGCGCGATAGTTAACAAATACAATCTGCGCGCGCCCACGGATCTCGCCGCTTTGGTCGGCGGATCTTTTGAGTTTACTGATTCGGTGTTCGCGTATGGTTTCACTCAGTCGCCGCCTCCGATGCTCGTGAGCACCATCAAAGGCCGCCAGGCGGGATTCAGCGAGTGCATCGACACCGAAGCAATGTTCCGCAAATGGATAGGCCGCTGGCAGGACCTCCGCCTCCTCCCGCCACGCTAG
- a CDS encoding NAD(P)-dependent oxidoreductase, whose amino-acid sequence MSRQRKVVSLAPAGLNFIFDPIVAGLRARGYQVTHFTDFTEFDRVSDAVLKDAEAFVVLSNFPCGKALMKKAPQLLGIVSPFIGTEGIDEVAATELGIMVANGQVPENVLSMSESTIMLILVSFYSLHWWQQQLHENRPHPAQVPGRMIRGRTLGMIGCGQIARGIAARLAGWEIQVQTYVPRVRTPLPSGVKRVSLEELLQTSDVVCVLAPLSAETRGMLNFERLRLMKPDAVLINTARGGIVDEAALVRVARERPSLRIAIDTFAEEPLPPDSALRALPNAILTPHAIGHTQESINALPTAAIENVSRILQGELPPYLRNPDVIPQWRRRFATEQQ is encoded by the coding sequence ATGAGCAGGCAGCGCAAGGTTGTTTCACTCGCTCCGGCGGGGCTCAATTTCATTTTCGACCCGATTGTCGCGGGACTGCGCGCGCGCGGATATCAGGTTACTCATTTCACCGACTTCACGGAATTCGACCGGGTGTCGGACGCGGTGTTGAAAGATGCCGAGGCTTTCGTAGTGCTCAGCAACTTCCCGTGCGGGAAGGCCCTGATGAAGAAAGCCCCGCAACTGCTCGGGATCGTGTCGCCATTCATTGGAACGGAGGGGATCGACGAAGTTGCGGCGACCGAGCTCGGAATCATGGTCGCCAATGGCCAGGTGCCGGAAAACGTCCTCAGCATGTCCGAATCGACCATCATGCTTATCCTGGTTTCGTTCTATTCCCTGCACTGGTGGCAACAGCAGTTACACGAGAACCGGCCCCATCCCGCGCAGGTTCCGGGCAGAATGATACGAGGCCGGACGCTTGGAATGATTGGATGCGGCCAGATTGCCCGCGGGATCGCAGCGCGTCTGGCTGGATGGGAAATTCAAGTGCAGACCTACGTTCCGCGAGTGCGTACCCCGTTGCCCTCCGGGGTAAAACGGGTCAGCCTAGAGGAATTGTTGCAGACCAGCGATGTGGTTTGCGTGCTGGCGCCGCTTAGTGCCGAGACCCGGGGCATGCTTAATTTCGAGCGCTTGCGGCTGATGAAACCTGATGCGGTCCTGATTAATACGGCGCGCGGCGGAATTGTAGATGAGGCGGCGCTGGTGCGGGTCGCACGCGAGCGTCCCAGCCTGAGAATCGCGATAGACACGTTTGCGGAAGAGCCTCTGCCACCAGACAGTGCCTTGCGAGCGCTACCGAACGCGATTCTGACACCGCACGCGATCGGGCACACCCAGGAGAGCATCAACGCATTGCCGACGGCGGCGATCGAAAACGTCTCGCGAATCCTCCAGGGAGAACTTCCACCCTACCTTCGCAATCCCGACGTAATCCCGCAGTGGCGACGCCGGTTTGCGACAGAACAGCAATAG
- a CDS encoding DUF2934 domain-containing protein — MMRIDNEAAVRERAYYIWEREGRPQGRELQHWQAAVRELSLEANSSNGNGARPRASRKSRIGSMVAKAKDALDGTPTAAKPAPRKRKQSTKANSDPSKRSPQAP, encoded by the coding sequence ATGATGAGAATTGATAACGAAGCAGCAGTGCGCGAACGCGCGTATTACATCTGGGAGCGTGAGGGGCGTCCGCAGGGGCGAGAGTTGCAGCACTGGCAGGCCGCGGTGCGCGAGCTGAGTCTCGAAGCGAATTCCTCGAACGGCAACGGCGCCAGACCGCGCGCTTCACGAAAAAGCCGGATCGGATCGATGGTGGCGAAAGCTAAAGATGCGCTCGACGGTACACCGACCGCCGCCAAGCCAGCACCGCGTAAACGCAAACAATCGACCAAAGCTAACAGCGATCCCAGCAAGCGATCGCCGCAGGCGCCGTAG
- a CDS encoding carboxymuconolactone decarboxylase family protein: MSLVPYPDIGKLPEEVHNALAQAPVQLNIFKMMANAETCFVPFSRLGAAILGRQKLDSKLRELAILLAVKMEGGEYEWVQHVPIAISVGATQEQVDAIADRKLLGSCFSNLERTVLQLTEQVVEKVRADEPVVREALGFLSPREIVELIMTIGFYMTAARITETTRTDLDPPAGTKVLDQIRRAR, encoded by the coding sequence ATGAGTCTGGTTCCATACCCTGACATCGGAAAGCTGCCCGAAGAGGTGCACAACGCGCTCGCTCAGGCGCCGGTGCAATTGAACATTTTCAAGATGATGGCCAACGCGGAGACCTGTTTCGTTCCGTTCTCGCGGCTGGGCGCGGCAATTTTGGGGCGGCAGAAGCTGGACTCGAAGTTGCGCGAACTGGCGATCCTGCTGGCAGTTAAGATGGAGGGCGGCGAGTACGAATGGGTGCAGCACGTGCCAATCGCGATTTCGGTTGGGGCGACGCAAGAGCAGGTGGATGCGATTGCGGATCGCAAGTTATTGGGGTCGTGTTTCAGCAATCTGGAACGGACCGTGCTTCAGTTAACCGAGCAGGTGGTGGAAAAGGTCAGGGCTGATGAGCCGGTGGTTAGGGAGGCACTGGGGTTTTTGTCGCCGCGCGAAATTGTCGAACTGATCATGACCATCGGCTTCTACATGACGGCGGCGCGAATAACCGAAACGACGCGCACTGACCTTGATCCGCCCGCCGGCACAAAGGTGCTTGATCAGATTCGGCGCGCTCGATAG
- a CDS encoding cupin domain-containing protein, with product MPLPQDIRPFNSELMDTLVEAGKMDWIPSADDPKRAFMKILWTGSESGTWAVLLKWLKGYVAPQHKHLSPSHTFILSGKLQVRTGLLNAGDYVYEANGMVHGATTALEDTEYLFICNGPVLFFNDNGFTSYLSWEELRRIQAQYDAEKKSAA from the coding sequence ATGCCGCTTCCCCAGGACATTCGCCCGTTCAATTCCGAGTTGATGGACACGCTAGTCGAAGCAGGAAAGATGGATTGGATTCCCTCCGCCGATGATCCCAAACGGGCGTTCATGAAAATTCTCTGGACCGGTTCGGAGTCCGGCACCTGGGCGGTCTTGCTCAAATGGCTCAAAGGCTACGTCGCCCCGCAGCACAAGCACCTCAGCCCGTCGCATACCTTTATTCTCTCGGGCAAGCTCCAGGTCCGTACCGGACTACTGAACGCGGGCGACTACGTCTACGAGGCCAACGGGATGGTGCACGGCGCGACCACCGCCCTCGAAGACACCGAATATCTGTTTATCTGCAACGGCCCGGTGCTGTTCTTCAACGACAATGGCTTCACTTCCTACCTTAGCTGGGAAGAACTGCGCCGTATCCAGGCGCAATACGATGCCGAAAAGAAGTCTGCGGCGTAG
- a CDS encoding glutathione S-transferase family protein: MKLYYFPSPNPQKVRFALNELGLECETVPVDLIKREQRTSEFLALNPYGRVPVLVDGDLNLWESHAILAYLGEKTGRLWPTTTAGRADALRWLFFLTSAISPPATEVAYNRIAVKLAGGTPDEAAIARGEKALPPTIEVVEHHLANHKWMLGADFSLVDCDYGPTFNVLEKAGFSFADFPKVHAYLDATRARRAWQETPRLPGL; encoded by the coding sequence ATGAAACTTTACTATTTTCCATCACCCAACCCGCAAAAAGTTCGCTTTGCGCTCAACGAGCTTGGGCTCGAGTGCGAGACGGTGCCGGTCGATCTGATCAAGCGCGAGCAGCGCACGAGCGAATTCCTCGCCCTGAATCCGTACGGGCGGGTACCCGTGCTGGTTGATGGGGATCTGAACCTGTGGGAATCGCACGCAATCCTCGCTTATCTGGGCGAAAAGACGGGGAGGCTGTGGCCTACTACCACCGCGGGGCGGGCGGACGCGCTCCGCTGGCTCTTCTTCCTGACCAGCGCGATTTCTCCCCCCGCCACCGAGGTAGCGTACAATCGGATCGCAGTAAAATTGGCGGGCGGGACACCCGATGAAGCCGCGATCGCGCGCGGCGAGAAGGCGTTGCCCCCCACGATTGAGGTCGTCGAGCATCATCTCGCCAACCACAAATGGATGCTCGGCGCGGATTTCTCGCTGGTCGATTGCGACTACGGCCCGACCTTCAACGTGCTCGAGAAAGCCGGCTTCAGCTTCGCCGATTTTCCGAAGGTACACGCTTACCTTGATGCGACCCGTGCGCGTCGCGCCTGGCAGGAGACCCCGAGGTTGCCGGGGCTCTGA
- a CDS encoding VOC family protein, with the protein MSGISSLGYLGLGVRDVAGWEKFATQILGLQSAGIREDGTLRLKMDEYAYRFSLHRDDADDLAYIGWEVADAAALREIAARLRSAGVTVESASAELTASRGVAELVRFVDPNGIASEAFYGPSVEFEKPFHSPRAISGFKTGAQGLGHIVVATSDVDKSVRFYCDTLGFRVSDFIDMKFGAFGFSMAFMHCNPRHHTLALIPIPMPKKLLHFMLQCHSIDDVGATMYLVQEAGIEIAASLGRHTNDHMLSFYMRTPSGFEVEYGWGGREIDDRIWHVQKHHAPSIWGHHRAGMPR; encoded by the coding sequence ATGAGCGGAATCAGTAGCCTTGGATATCTCGGACTCGGAGTGAGAGACGTGGCCGGATGGGAGAAATTCGCCACGCAGATTCTAGGCCTGCAGAGCGCGGGCATCAGGGAGGACGGTACGCTACGGCTCAAGATGGATGAGTACGCATACCGCTTTTCACTCCATCGCGATGACGCGGACGATCTGGCCTATATCGGTTGGGAGGTCGCCGATGCAGCGGCGCTTCGGGAAATCGCCGCGCGCTTGCGCAGCGCGGGCGTCACGGTGGAATCCGCGTCGGCTGAACTGACCGCATCGCGCGGGGTTGCGGAGCTGGTTCGCTTTGTCGATCCGAATGGCATCGCCAGCGAGGCATTCTACGGGCCGTCAGTTGAATTCGAGAAACCGTTCCATTCGCCACGCGCGATTTCAGGGTTCAAAACCGGCGCGCAAGGCCTTGGACATATCGTAGTTGCGACCAGCGATGTCGACAAAAGCGTTCGCTTCTACTGCGACACCCTGGGGTTTCGAGTCAGCGATTTTATCGACATGAAGTTCGGCGCGTTCGGATTCTCGATGGCTTTCATGCACTGCAACCCGCGCCACCACACGCTCGCTCTCATTCCGATTCCGATGCCGAAAAAACTGTTGCACTTCATGCTGCAATGCCATTCGATCGATGACGTGGGGGCGACGATGTACCTGGTGCAGGAGGCGGGGATCGAAATCGCGGCCTCGCTGGGACGGCACACCAACGACCATATGCTGTCTTTCTACATGCGGACACCCTCGGGTTTCGAGGTGGAGTACGGATGGGGCGGACGCGAAATAGACGACCGCATCTGGCACGTTCAGAAACATCACGCGCCCAGCATTTGGGGGCATCATCGCGCGGGCATGCCGCGTTAG
- a CDS encoding fumarylacetoacetate hydrolase family protein, with protein sequence MKLARYSAKGEIKLGAVKGDGLVELGKRLPAVADNIIDLIKMWPEVGSTVSQLLADSAPDESLATVHLLAPIARPGKIMAIGLNYADHVQEARQKMPPHQIWFTKAVTAINGPFDPIQLPRASAQTDYEAELVVIIGRRCKHVSKERASEVIFGYCAGNDVSVRDWQLQTTQWVLGKSFDTHAPIGPWIVTPEELGDPHTMGIRCFVNGERRQNSNTRHLIFNVFDQIAHLSRAMTLEQGDVIFTGTPGGVGMAMSPSQFLKPGDKVRVEIDRIGAIEAVALAEPLS encoded by the coding sequence ATGAAGCTCGCCAGGTATTCGGCCAAGGGAGAAATCAAACTGGGTGCAGTCAAGGGCGATGGCCTCGTCGAACTTGGCAAGCGATTGCCGGCGGTGGCTGACAACATCATCGATCTGATCAAGATGTGGCCCGAGGTCGGTTCCACGGTATCGCAACTGCTCGCTGACTCGGCGCCGGATGAATCGCTGGCGACCGTCCATCTGCTCGCGCCGATTGCGAGGCCGGGCAAGATCATGGCAATCGGGCTCAACTACGCCGACCACGTGCAGGAAGCGCGACAGAAGATGCCGCCCCATCAGATCTGGTTTACCAAGGCGGTGACCGCGATCAACGGACCGTTTGATCCGATTCAACTTCCGCGCGCTTCCGCGCAGACCGATTACGAGGCTGAGTTGGTCGTGATCATCGGACGACGCTGCAAGCACGTGAGCAAAGAGCGCGCCTCGGAAGTAATCTTTGGTTATTGTGCGGGTAATGATGTTTCGGTGCGAGACTGGCAACTCCAAACGACGCAGTGGGTGCTCGGCAAGTCGTTTGATACACACGCGCCGATTGGTCCATGGATCGTCACACCCGAGGAACTAGGCGATCCGCACACCATGGGAATTCGCTGCTTCGTCAACGGGGAACGTCGGCAGAATTCCAATACCCGCCACCTGATCTTCAACGTCTTCGATCAGATCGCGCACCTCAGTCGCGCGATGACCCTCGAGCAGGGCGACGTGATCTTCACCGGCACTCCGGGGGGAGTAGGCATGGCGATGAGCCCATCGCAGTTTCTCAAACCGGGCGACAAGGTGCGGGTGGAAATCGACCGTATCGGTGCGATCGAGGCAGTCGCCCTTGCGGAGCCGCTTTCCTGA
- a CDS encoding MaoC family dehydratase N-terminal domain-containing protein, with amino-acid sequence MGRTYLGREPILVTAERIASFCAAVGETNPLYVDEAAAARGPYGGIIAPPAFVAGFRYGDEVFERIPVFSRGGLMAGIDFELEQPLRPGDSIRVSSVVKEIYEKTGRTGTMVFAVVRSTLINQKGEVVARIDHRMMNRPGREKSGTVMDEK; translated from the coding sequence GTGGGTCGTACGTATCTGGGGCGGGAGCCCATTCTGGTGACCGCCGAGCGTATCGCCAGTTTCTGCGCCGCGGTCGGCGAGACCAATCCGCTCTACGTGGACGAAGCGGCGGCGGCCAGGGGACCGTATGGCGGGATCATCGCGCCCCCTGCATTTGTCGCCGGCTTCCGCTACGGCGACGAGGTTTTCGAGCGGATTCCGGTTTTTAGTCGCGGTGGGTTGATGGCCGGAATCGATTTCGAACTCGAACAGCCGCTTCGGCCGGGCGATTCGATTCGGGTATCATCCGTGGTGAAGGAAATTTACGAAAAAACGGGGCGTACGGGCACGATGGTGTTCGCGGTGGTGCGCTCGACACTGATCAATCAAAAGGGCGAGGTGGTCGCGCGCATTGACCATCGCATGATGAACCGGCCGGGCCGCGAAAAAAGCGGAACCGTGATGGACGAAAAGTAA
- a CDS encoding helix-turn-helix domain-containing protein, protein MALASTLKGSGVSSRRSTLSRRDRRKLETRQALLDATHTLLASRNLDALSVDEIAMRADVAKGTFYNYFADKDALARELAARPGPDGRLKSRGPTPRSRTRSPEWRERFVA, encoded by the coding sequence ATGGCCCTAGCATCAACCTTGAAAGGCTCGGGAGTAAGCAGTCGGCGCTCCACTCTCAGCCGCAGGGATCGCCGGAAACTTGAGACGCGCCAGGCACTGCTTGACGCGACCCACACGCTGCTGGCTTCGCGCAATCTCGACGCGCTCAGCGTCGATGAGATCGCGATGCGAGCGGATGTGGCCAAGGGTACCTTCTACAACTACTTCGCCGACAAGGATGCTCTCGCGCGCGAGCTTGCAGCGCGGCCGGGTCCGGATGGAAGATTGAAATCGCGCGGGCCAACGCCCAGGTCGAGGACCCGATCGCCCGAGTGGCGCGAGCGCTTTGTTGCGTGA
- a CDS encoding VOC family protein, translated as MGLPNGVHHLAICTKDIKGQIEFFTHVVGMELVALYWMHGVDNTFHGFLKLNDSSSIAFVESPEIGEIQGINGVSHAGSPARPVAAGVMQHVALNVDTEEDLLTMRDRVRSHGHWVMGPLDHGFCKSIYLAAPEGIMLEFSTSEGKAINADAWLDPEVVRLAGITPSDLRRYRNPPPFQGEGGKVAQPPPNSGKPMMEGMERLYNMSDAEVTARLSQSTPPVDVTK; from the coding sequence ATGGGTCTTCCTAACGGAGTTCATCACCTCGCGATCTGCACCAAGGACATCAAAGGCCAGATCGAATTTTTCACCCACGTCGTCGGGATGGAGCTGGTCGCGCTGTACTGGATGCATGGCGTCGACAACACCTTTCACGGTTTCCTCAAGTTGAACGACAGCTCTTCCATCGCATTCGTGGAATCGCCGGAGATCGGGGAGATCCAGGGCATCAACGGTGTCTCGCACGCGGGTTCTCCGGCAAGACCGGTCGCCGCCGGTGTGATGCAGCACGTCGCGCTCAACGTCGACACCGAAGAGGACCTCCTCACGATGCGTGATCGAGTGCGTTCGCACGGGCACTGGGTGATGGGTCCCCTAGACCACGGCTTCTGCAAATCGATCTATCTAGCCGCCCCCGAGGGGATCATGCTTGAGTTCTCAACCTCCGAGGGAAAAGCCATCAACGCAGATGCGTGGCTCGATCCAGAGGTGGTGCGCCTTGCCGGAATCACTCCGTCCGACCTGCGGCGTTATCGGAATCCGCCGCCGTTCCAAGGCGAGGGCGGCAAGGTCGCGCAGCCGCCGCCGAATTCGGGCAAGCCGATGATGGAGGGGATGGAGCGGCTTTACAACATGAGCGACGCGGAAGTCACCGCCAGGTTAAGTCAGTCGACCCCGCCGGTCGACGTGACCAAATAG
- a CDS encoding isoprenylcysteine carboxylmethyltransferase family protein, which produces MLILKLIGGAIAPVILWGALLFLPAGTVAWWQAWVFLAVVLACSAATMVWVFATNEALLNERYGSPLQKGQPLADKIVANIFVLSFFAVILFIPLDVFRFHALPPPPPIVAFAGLGLFVGGWLLIAIAMRENTFAAPVVKHQEERHQETIKTGAYAIVRHPMYTSVMLLTPGMAIWLGSYAAALLSIVPIVLVAVRIIFEEQFLRRELPGYEDYTRQVRYRMVPFVW; this is translated from the coding sequence ATGTTAATACTCAAATTGATCGGCGGTGCGATCGCACCCGTGATTCTTTGGGGTGCCCTGCTCTTCCTGCCGGCCGGAACGGTCGCGTGGTGGCAAGCCTGGGTTTTTCTCGCGGTGGTCTTGGCCTGCAGTGCGGCAACCATGGTGTGGGTATTCGCGACCAACGAGGCGCTGCTCAACGAGCGCTACGGCAGCCCGCTTCAGAAGGGACAGCCGTTGGCCGATAAGATCGTAGCGAACATCTTTGTGCTCTCGTTTTTCGCGGTGATTTTGTTCATCCCATTGGACGTGTTCCGCTTTCATGCGCTCCCGCCACCGCCGCCCATCGTCGCTTTCGCGGGCCTAGGTCTGTTCGTGGGCGGATGGCTGCTAATCGCGATCGCGATGCGCGAGAACACCTTTGCCGCGCCAGTGGTAAAGCACCAGGAGGAAAGGCATCAGGAAACGATCAAGACCGGGGCCTATGCGATCGTGCGGCATCCGATGTACACGAGCGTGATGCTACTGACACCGGGAATGGCGATTTGGCTTGGTTCGTACGCGGCCGCGTTACTTTCGATCGTACCAATTGTGTTGGTCGCGGTTCGGATTATTTTCGAGGAGCAGTTCTTGCGGCGCGAGTTGCCTGGTTACGAGGACTATACGCGTCAAGTGCGGTACCGGATGGTTCCGTTTGTCTGGTAG
- a CDS encoding SDR family oxidoreductase codes for MDLKLKGKKALVFGGSKGIGRGIADALAAEGVDVALVARSKETLDKSAGEINARGGGRAFGLPADLADWPSVESAVRSARQQLGAIDILVNNSGGPPPSGALGVKPEVWEAQFRAMVLALFRITDLLVPEMRERKWGRILNVASFSVIEPIPHLGISNSLRGAVAGWAKTLASEVARDGITVNMLLPGTIATDRMIQLNRAAAERGGISTEEAVKRAGAAVPVGRLGTVEEFGAVAAFLASPLASYVTGSMIRIDGGLVRSV; via the coding sequence ATGGATCTCAAGCTCAAGGGTAAGAAGGCATTGGTTTTCGGCGGCAGCAAGGGAATCGGACGCGGTATCGCCGACGCGCTCGCGGCGGAGGGGGTGGACGTGGCGCTGGTCGCACGATCGAAAGAGACCCTCGACAAGTCTGCGGGCGAAATCAACGCGCGGGGTGGCGGGCGCGCGTTCGGATTACCGGCCGATCTCGCGGATTGGCCAAGTGTCGAAAGCGCGGTTCGTTCCGCACGTCAGCAGCTCGGAGCCATCGACATCCTGGTGAACAATTCCGGCGGGCCGCCACCCTCGGGCGCGCTCGGCGTGAAGCCCGAGGTATGGGAAGCGCAGTTCCGCGCGATGGTGCTGGCGCTGTTTCGTATCACCGACCTGCTGGTCCCTGAAATGCGCGAGCGCAAATGGGGAAGAATCCTCAACGTCGCGTCGTTCAGCGTGATCGAACCGATTCCCCACCTGGGAATTTCCAACTCGCTGCGCGGTGCTGTTGCCGGATGGGCCAAAACGCTCGCGAGCGAAGTCGCGCGAGATGGCATAACCGTTAACATGCTGCTGCCAGGAACCATCGCGACTGACCGGATGATCCAGCTCAATCGCGCCGCGGCCGAGCGCGGCGGCATCTCAACCGAAGAGGCGGTCAAGCGCGCCGGTGCGGCGGTTCCAGTCGGGAGACTAGGAACGGTCGAGGAATTCGGGGCTGTGGCGGCATTTCTCGCTAGCCCCCTGGCATCATACGTAACCGGATCGATGATCCGAATCGACGGCGGCCTGGTGAGGTCAGTGTAA